One stretch of Caldinitratiruptor microaerophilus DNA includes these proteins:
- a CDS encoding c-type cytochrome, with translation MRNPRKYFVISVLSFVLVALFIVAAVREAWRMPAAQARQDREYVELGAKLYAQNCIQCHGPWGEGVVGMPLNRKENQGHPLDPAFKDRYQYLYDTIAKGRPGTVTTRWVKVEGKHWLSYSQMPPWLRENGGPMDEHMVKALTYFIMLGNMPVDPDDPNSPDYWHSIGSNEFPVQQPFYGQNPKEDIPKLLPRSQGLTEEEMKQVTALLADLPKSMCLTCHTIGSVGGKVGPDLTRAGSWGFDAEFLRRWISNPQKVPNEERMPIYWSANRLGTGPEPELKNPVVSGINSYMPAFEGKLSDQEMDLIIRYLLGLK, from the coding sequence TTGCGGAACCCGCGCAAGTACTTCGTGATCAGCGTCCTCTCCTTCGTCCTGGTCGCGCTGTTCATCGTGGCCGCGGTGCGGGAGGCCTGGCGGATGCCGGCCGCGCAGGCGCGCCAGGACCGGGAGTACGTCGAGCTCGGCGCCAAGCTGTACGCCCAGAACTGCATCCAGTGTCACGGTCCCTGGGGCGAGGGCGTCGTCGGGATGCCCCTGAACAGGAAGGAGAACCAGGGTCACCCGCTCGACCCCGCCTTCAAGGACCGCTACCAGTACCTCTACGACACCATCGCCAAGGGCCGGCCGGGCACGGTCACCACCCGCTGGGTGAAGGTGGAGGGCAAGCACTGGCTCTCTTACAGCCAGATGCCGCCGTGGCTCCGTGAGAACGGCGGGCCCATGGACGAGCACATGGTGAAGGCGCTCACGTACTTCATCATGCTCGGCAACATGCCGGTCGACCCCGACGACCCGAACAGCCCGGACTACTGGCACAGCATCGGCAGCAACGAGTTCCCTGTCCAGCAGCCCTTCTACGGTCAGAATCCGAAGGAGGACATCCCGAAGCTCCTGCCCAGGTCCCAGGGCCTGACCGAGGAGGAGATGAAGCAGGTTACCGCCCTGCTCGCCGACCTGCCGAAGAGCATGTGCCTGACCTGCCATACGATCGGCTCGGTCGGCGGCAAGGTCGGTCCGGACCTGACCAGGGCGGGCAGCTGGGGCTTCGACGCGGAGTTCCTGCGCCGGTGGATCTCCAACCCGCAGAAGGTGCCGAACGAGGAGCGCATGCCCATCTACTGGAGCGCGAACCGCCTCGGCACCGGGCCGGAGCCGGAGCTGAAGAACCCCGTCGTCTCCGGGATCAACAGCTACATGCCGGCGTTCGAGGGGAAGCTCTCCGATCAGGAGATGGACCTCATCATCCGCTACCTGCTGGGCCTGAAGTAG
- a CDS encoding 4Fe-4S binding protein: protein MAHFIDEKCIGCTACVSVCPTEAITGERNSLHVIDPRLCIDCSACVRVCPVLAIQDEFGVYKPRIPKRADWPKPVVDPVACTGCNFCVEICPFDCLELSGEGDFAGIAVLTKPNACVSCRECEEVCAKGAIIVMPKEEKHPALVLEGRA, encoded by the coding sequence GTGGCCCACTTCATCGACGAAAAGTGCATCGGGTGCACCGCGTGCGTGTCCGTCTGCCCCACGGAAGCGATCACGGGCGAGCGGAACAGCCTGCACGTGATCGACCCGAGGCTCTGCATCGATTGCAGCGCCTGCGTGCGTGTCTGCCCGGTGCTCGCGATCCAGGACGAGTTCGGCGTCTACAAGCCCCGCATCCCCAAGCGCGCCGACTGGCCCAAGCCGGTGGTCGACCCGGTGGCCTGCACGGGCTGCAACTTCTGCGTGGAGATCTGCCCGTTCGATTGCCTCGAGCTCTCCGGCGAGGGCGACTTCGCCGGGATCGCGGTGCTGACCAAGCCGAACGCCTGCGTATCCTGCCGGGAGTGCGAGGAGGTCTGCGCCAAGGGTGCGATCATCGTGATGCCGAAGGAAGAGAAGCACCCGGCGCTCGTGCTCGAGGGCCGCGCCTGA